One genomic region from Opisthocomus hoazin isolate bOpiHoa1 chromosome Z, bOpiHoa1.hap1, whole genome shotgun sequence encodes:
- the LOC142358927 gene encoding UPF0729 protein C18orf32 homolog, with translation MVCIPCIVIPVLLWVYKKFLEPYVYPVIAPFIKRVWPKKAVQEPTAAKQGQGGSAGNPRAPSATKRDQEDESGTYKFESDGVANGIATKTSTEVSDKKTD, from the exons ATGGTGTGCATTCCTTGCATTGTCATTCCTGTTCTCCTCTGGGTCTACAAGAAGTTCCTCGAACCCTACGTCTATCCCGTTATTGCGCCCTTCATCAAGCGTGTATGGCCCAAGAAAGCTGTGCAAGAACCGACAGCCGCAAAACAAGGTCAAGGAGGCAGCGCTGGAAATCCACGGGCACCTTCTGCCACGAAAAGAGATCAGGAGGATGAGTCTGGAACGTATAAA tttgaaAGCGATGGCGTTGCAAACGGAATCGCCACAAAGACATCCACAGAGGTTTCGGACAAGAAAACGGATTAA
- the LOC104335615 gene encoding large ribosomal subunit protein uL22 has protein sequence MVRYSLDPENPTKSCKSRGSNLRVHFKNTRETAQAIKGMHIRKATKYLKDVTLKKQCVPFRRYNGGVGRCAQAKQWGWTQGRWPKKSAEFLLHMLKNAESNAELKGLDVDSLVIEHIQVNKAPKMRRRTYRAHGRINPYMSSPCHIEMILTEKEQIVPKPEEEVAQKKKISQKKLKKQKLMARE, from the exons ATGGTGCGCTACTCTCTGGACCCAGAGAACCCCACGAAAT CGTGCAAGTCGCGGGGATCCAACCTGCGAGTCCATTTCAAG AACACCCGTGAGACCGCCCAGGCCATCAAGGGGATGCACATCCGCAAGGCCACCAAGTACCTGAAGGACGTCACGCTGAAGAAGCAGTGCGTTCCTTTCCGCCGCTACAACGGGGGGGTCGGCCGCTGTGCCCAG gcCAAGCAGTGGGGCTGGACGCAGGGACGCTGGCCGAAGAAAAGCGCCGAGTTCCTGCTCCACATGCTGAAAAACGCAGAGAGCAACGCGGAGCTCAAG GGTCTGGACGTGGACTCTCTGGTCATCGAGCACATCCAGGTGAACAAGGCTCCCAAGATGCGCCGGCGCACCTACAGAGCCCACGGCCGGATCAACCCCTACATGAGCTCCCCGTGCCACATCGAGATGATCCTCACCGAGAAGGAGCAGATCGTCCCCAagccggaggaggaggtggccCAGAAGAAGAAG ATATCCCAGAAGAAGCTGAAGAAGCAGAAGCTGATGGCCCGGGAGTGA
- the LOC142365750 gene encoding endothelial lipase-like, with translation MRSLVLLLCTAVTCRAPAGAAPRAAEPALLRGDAAVAEPLEDERERVPAPKPQVKFNLRSAPDAEEDGCALTIGQRECLEHCKFNATARTFFIIHGWTMSGMFETWLGSLVSALREREKDANVVVVDWLSLAHQLYTDAVNNTRIVGKSIARLLDWLQENPLFQLENVHLIGYSLGAHVAGFAGNHVHGTIGRITGLDPAGPMFEGVDPSKRLSPDDANFVDVLHTYTRETLGVSIGIQMPVGHVDIYPNGGDFQPGCGLSDVLGAIAYGTIGEVVKCEHERSVHLFVDSLVNQDKQSFAFQCTDSSRFKKGICLSCRKNRCNGIGYNARKTRNKRNSKMYLKTRADMPFKVYHYQMKMHVFSYKSLGEADPTFSVTLHGTNGESEPLSLEMLDQIGLNATNTFLVYTEEDMGELLKIKLTWEGTSQSWYDLWKELKSYWYRPAKSSQELHIRRIRVKSGETQQRFAFCVEDSQLTSISPGKELWFVKCTEEWRKRSVSNLL, from the exons ATGCGGAGCCTGGTCCTCCTGCTCTGCACCGCCGTGACCTGTCGCGCCCCGGCGGGAGCCGCCCCGCGGGCGGCCGAGCCCGCTCTGCTGCGGGGAG ATGCCGCCGTCGCCGAGCCGCTGGAGGACGAGCGGGAGCGCGTGCCGGCACCGAAGCCGCAGGTGAAGTTCAACCTCCGCTCCGCGCCGGACGCCGAAGAGGACGGTTGCGCTCTCACCATCGGCCAGCGCGAGTGTCTGGAGCACTGCAAGTTCAACGCGACGGCGAGAACCTTCTTCATCATCCACGGCTGGACG ATGAGTGGCATGTTCGAAACCTGGCTGGGCAGCTTGGTATCTGCTCTTcgggagagggagaaggatgcCAACGTGGTCGTGGTGGACTGGCTTTCGCTTGCCCACCAGCTCTATACCGATGCGGTGAACAACACGCGGATCGTTGGAAAAAGCATCGCGAGGCTGCTTGACTGGTTACAG gagaACCCTCTCTTCCAGCTGGAGAACGTTCACCTGATTGGGTACAGCCTGGGCGCCCACGTCGCCGGCTTTGCTGGTAACCATGTCCATGGGACAATAGGCAGAATTACAG GCTTGGATCCAGCTGGCCCTATGTTTGAAGGAGTGGACCCTAGCAAGCGCCTCTCCCCTGATGATGCTAACTTTGTGGATGTCCTTCACACCTACACAAGGGAAACGCTGGGCGTTAGCATCGGGATCCAGATGCCTGTAGGCCACGTTGACATCTACCCCAACGGGGGAGACTTCCAGCCTGGCTGCGGATTAAGCGATGTCTTGGGAGCAATTGCCTATGGGA CAATCGGTGAAGTTGTTAAATGTGAACATGAGCGGTCTGTGCACCTCTTTGTGGACTCCCTCGTGAACCAGGACAAACAAAGCTTTGCGTTTCAATGTACCGATTCCAGTCGCTTCAAGAAGGGCATCTGCCTGAGCTGCCGGAAGAACCGCTGCAACGGCATTGGCTACAACGCCAGGAAAACACGGAACAAACGAAACAGCAAGATGTACTTAAAAACAAGAGCTGACATGCCGTTCAAAG TCTACCATTATCAGATGAAAATGCATGTCTTCAGCTACAAGAGCTTGGGAGAGGCTGACCCCACTTTCTCCGTCACCCTTCATGGCACCAACGGAGAGTCCGAACCCCTCTCTTTAGAAAT GCTTGATCAAATTGGCTTAAATGCTACCAACACCTTCCTGGTCTATACTGAAGAGGACATGGGtgaacttttaaaaatcaagctCACCTGGGAGGGAACATCTCAGTCATGGTACGATCTGTGGAAAGAGCTGAAGAGCTACTGGTACCGGCCTGCGAAGTCTTCCCAGGAACTGCATATCAGACGTATACGTGTGAAATCTGGGGAAACGCAACAGAG GTTTGCTTTCTGTGTGGAGGATTCCCAGCTAACCAGTATATCTCCTGGTAAAGAGCTCTGGTTTGTGAAGTGCACAGAGGAATGGCGAAAAAG ATCTGTCTCCAATTTGCTCTGA